The Devosia sp. YIM 151766 genome includes a region encoding these proteins:
- a CDS encoding isochorismatase family cysteine hydrolase, which yields MTNTKTALLVIDLQEANRPTGAWPVFDYSGIIDRSKTVIEAARATGIQVIYTRHWHAKDGSDLLRFEATGANGEPTHCIEGSDSAQISPEVAAKDGDIIVDKTRYSAFFGTRLEAVLQRLDIENLIVIGVWTEACVETTVNDAVWKGYKVTLVKDAMTTATQTMHKSAVLSMANWLYGGEIVTAKQAVRSMRGEAYEGWTFKDPSQFLFEADTIDQLYEQI from the coding sequence TTGACTAATACAAAAACGGCCCTGCTGGTCATCGATCTGCAGGAAGCCAATCGGCCAACAGGCGCTTGGCCGGTTTTCGACTACTCGGGGATCATTGATCGTTCAAAAACAGTGATCGAGGCGGCACGAGCGACAGGAATCCAAGTCATCTACACGCGCCATTGGCACGCTAAAGATGGATCTGACCTGCTCCGTTTCGAAGCGACCGGAGCCAATGGTGAGCCTACCCATTGCATCGAGGGTAGCGATTCAGCGCAAATCAGCCCCGAGGTCGCGGCCAAAGACGGCGACATCATCGTCGATAAGACCCGATATTCGGCATTCTTTGGCACTCGACTGGAAGCTGTGTTACAGCGCTTGGATATCGAGAACCTTATCGTCATCGGCGTCTGGACAGAAGCCTGTGTGGAAACCACGGTCAACGATGCGGTCTGGAAGGGCTATAAGGTCACGCTGGTAAAGGATGCCATGACGACCGCCACTCAGACGATGCACAAGTCTGCCGTTCTGAGCATGGCCAATTGGCTTTATGGCGGCGAGATCGTCACAGCCAAGCAGGCTGTCAGATCGATGAGGGGCGAAGCTTACGAGGGATGGACGTTTAAGGATCCCTCCCAGTTCCTTTTCGAAGCTGACACCATCGACCAACTTTACGAACAGATATAA
- a CDS encoding aldo/keto reductase — protein sequence MQFKSLGRSDLKVTDICLGTMTWGSQNTEAEGHAQIALARDAGINFMDTAELYAVPGSPTTSGRTEEIIGNWFATHDDRDKWILASKIGGGGSSFLRGGRRADGAAIREALEASLRRLKTDYVDLYQIHWASRGHYHFENYWTYDPSRQDTDDVLANLADMLETLGDLVRGGKIRHVGVSNETTWGITQWLRLAEQHGLPRLVSVQNEYNLVRRMFDHDLAELSHHEQVGLLAYSPLAGGLLTGKYFDGATPKGSRKDYQQGFWRLNEYSEEAAKQYHDVAARHGLDPVQMAIAFCRSRPFTTATIIGATSTAQLQQVLGAVDLTLSPEVLADIDAVHRRLPRPI from the coding sequence ATGCAATTCAAGTCTCTCGGTCGCTCGGACCTCAAGGTCACCGATATCTGCCTCGGCACCATGACCTGGGGCAGCCAGAATACCGAAGCCGAGGGCCATGCGCAGATCGCCCTGGCGCGCGATGCCGGCATCAATTTCATGGATACGGCCGAACTCTATGCCGTGCCGGGCAGCCCCACGACCAGCGGCCGCACCGAGGAGATCATCGGCAATTGGTTCGCCACCCATGACGACCGCGACAAGTGGATCCTGGCCAGCAAGATCGGCGGCGGCGGCAGCAGTTTCCTGCGCGGCGGAAGGCGTGCCGACGGCGCCGCTATCCGCGAGGCGCTGGAGGCCAGCCTTAGGCGCCTCAAGACCGATTATGTCGATCTCTACCAGATCCACTGGGCCAGCCGCGGTCATTATCATTTCGAGAATTACTGGACCTATGATCCCAGCCGGCAGGACACCGACGATGTTCTGGCCAATCTCGCCGACATGCTGGAAACGCTGGGCGACCTCGTGCGCGGGGGCAAGATTCGCCATGTCGGCGTCTCCAATGAAACCACCTGGGGCATCACCCAATGGCTGCGCCTCGCCGAGCAGCATGGCCTGCCGCGCCTGGTCTCGGTGCAGAACGAATATAATCTCGTGCGCCGCATGTTCGATCACGACCTGGCCGAGCTGAGCCATCACGAACAGGTGGGGCTCCTGGCTTACTCGCCGCTGGCCGGCGGCTTGCTGACCGGCAAATATTTCGACGGCGCCACGCCCAAGGGCAGCCGCAAGGATTACCAGCAGGGCTTCTGGCGGCTCAACGAATATTCCGAGGAAGCCGCCAAACAATACCATGACGTGGCGGCGCGCCATGGTCTCGACCCCGTGCAGATGGCCATCGCCTTCTGCCGCAGCCGGCCTTTCACAACCGCCACCATTATCGGCGCCACCAGCACTGCGCAATTGCAGCAGGTACTCGGCGCCGTCGATCTGACCCTGTCCCCAGAGGTCCTGGCCGATATCGATGCGGTGCATCGCCGGCTGCCCCGCCCGATCTGA
- a CDS encoding DUF599 domain-containing protein produces MTTLFASLFPLLVYFAYNIVVPQVEKRRASLSVIMNMQRRRWVANAARRESPFDAILSGNIMGSVSFMASTSALLVLAVFAVFGQLPALMAALDSLSAYRSYSLLDVQIHLAVMLAMFVLAFFAFTLSLRQFNHFCIMLGALDRDGTTEEEIEAIARMNALGAKNFNSGIRAYYFSISTVAWFVSEWVGLAVCLITVLVIAHREFFSSAHRTAASAAVIAARRRRDAEVPRRDNL; encoded by the coding sequence ATGACCACGCTCTTCGCCTCTCTCTTTCCGCTCCTGGTCTATTTCGCCTACAATATCGTCGTGCCGCAGGTGGAGAAGCGGCGGGCTTCGCTCTCGGTCATCATGAACATGCAGCGCCGCCGCTGGGTCGCCAATGCAGCGCGGCGCGAAAGCCCGTTCGACGCCATCCTGTCCGGCAATATCATGGGCTCGGTCAGCTTCATGGCCTCGACCTCGGCTTTGCTCGTCCTCGCCGTCTTTGCGGTTTTCGGGCAATTGCCGGCGCTGATGGCGGCGCTGGATTCGCTATCCGCCTATCGCAGCTATTCGCTACTCGACGTGCAGATTCATCTGGCGGTCATGTTGGCCATGTTCGTGCTGGCCTTTTTCGCCTTCACCCTGTCGCTGCGCCAGTTCAACCATTTCTGCATCATGCTCGGCGCCCTCGATCGCGATGGCACCACCGAAGAGGAAATAGAGGCCATAGCGCGCATGAACGCGCTGGGCGCCAAGAATTTCAACAGTGGCATTCGCGCCTATTATTTCTCCATTTCCACCGTCGCCTGGTTCGTTTCCGAATGGGTCGGCCTGGCGGTCTGCCTCATCACCGTGCTGGTGATCGCCCATCGGGAATTCTTTTCCTCCGCCCACCGCACCGCCGCGTCCGCGGCGGTCATCGCCGCCCGCCGCCGTCGCGACGCCGAGGTCCCCCGACGCGACAATTTATGA
- a CDS encoding (2Fe-2S)-binding protein: MLVCQCNMITSSEIEDIVLDLLQADPWQLVVPAKVYAELNRRAKCSGCVPNVVDIIVRVTENYHAQQAHEPAELVNIQSGLEKLKKQRIGVRRERRSTSHRAA; encoded by the coding sequence ATGCTTGTCTGCCAGTGCAATATGATCACCTCGTCCGAGATCGAGGACATCGTGCTCGACCTGCTCCAGGCCGATCCGTGGCAATTGGTCGTTCCCGCCAAAGTCTATGCCGAACTCAACCGCCGCGCGAAATGCTCCGGATGTGTGCCGAATGTGGTGGACATTATCGTGCGCGTCACCGAAAATTACCACGCACAGCAAGCCCATGAGCCCGCTGAGCTGGTGAACATCCAGTCCGGGCTCGAAAAGCTCAAAAAGCAACGGATTGGAGTACGTCGTGAAAGGCGAAGCACAAGTCATCGAGCGGCTTAA
- the bfr gene encoding bacterioferritin — MKGEAQVIERLNEALFLELGAVNQYWVHYRLLDDWGYKRLAAKERAESIEEMHHADKLIERIIFLEGHPNLQRVAPLRIGQTIKEVLEADLAGEYDARAAYKASRELCEQLGDYVSKNLFEELLADEEGHIDFLETQLELLDKIGVEKYGQLNSAPADEAE; from the coding sequence GTGAAAGGCGAAGCACAAGTCATCGAGCGGCTTAACGAGGCCCTGTTCCTCGAGCTCGGCGCGGTCAACCAATATTGGGTCCATTACCGGCTCCTCGACGATTGGGGCTATAAGCGCCTGGCCGCCAAGGAACGTGCCGAATCCATCGAGGAAATGCACCACGCCGACAAGCTTATCGAGCGGATCATTTTCCTTGAAGGCCATCCCAACCTGCAGCGCGTCGCCCCCTTGCGCATTGGCCAGACGATCAAGGAAGTGCTCGAGGCCGACCTTGCCGGCGAATACGATGCCCGCGCCGCCTATAAGGCCAGCCGCGAACTCTGCGAACAACTCGGCGATTATGTCTCCAAGAACCTGTTCGAGGAACTCCTCGCCGATGAGGAAGGCCATATCGACTTTCTCGAAACCCAGCTCGAATTGCTCGACAAGATCGGGGTGGAGAAATACGGCCAGCTCAATTCCGCCCCGGCCGACGAAGCCGAATGA
- a CDS encoding alpha/beta hydrolase, whose translation MPALPRALAALLLLVFLAPGAVSAASIMDPFNIPPAMDAGTAKVGDGIAYADGLRHKLDIYAPEQRGAPAPVVFFIYGGGWSRGDRADYQFVGRALAARGFVTVIADYRLVPEVHYPDFLEDSAKALRWVQDNIANYGGDPNRLFLSGHSAGAYNAVMLALDPSFRQDYGVTVPILAVAALSGPYDFYPFEYNEVRDAFGNAPNPEGTQPINLITADAPPMYLATGTSDPIVRMQNTNRFADRLRAQGVWVTTQYYEGFGHMEPVIAMGALWRWRMPVLDDMVSFFQRFGAFPSGVPYAAVVPEAPEMLPDSVMPTDEVIRQINAMFQPIEE comes from the coding sequence ATGCCCGCTCTGCCTCGCGCCCTGGCCGCGCTTCTTCTCCTGGTTTTCCTTGCTCCCGGCGCGGTTTCGGCCGCCTCGATCATGGACCCGTTCAATATTCCCCCCGCCATGGATGCCGGCACCGCCAAGGTGGGCGACGGCATCGCCTATGCCGATGGCCTGCGGCACAAGCTGGACATCTATGCCCCGGAACAAAGGGGCGCGCCGGCGCCGGTGGTCTTCTTCATCTATGGCGGCGGCTGGAGCCGGGGCGACCGGGCCGATTATCAGTTTGTTGGCAGGGCCTTAGCGGCGCGGGGCTTTGTCACCGTCATCGCCGATTACCGGCTGGTGCCGGAAGTGCACTATCCGGACTTTCTCGAGGACAGCGCCAAGGCGCTGCGCTGGGTGCAGGACAATATCGCCAATTATGGCGGCGACCCCAATCGCCTGTTCCTCTCCGGCCATTCCGCCGGCGCTTACAATGCCGTCATGCTGGCGCTCGACCCGTCGTTCAGGCAGGATTACGGCGTAACGGTTCCCATTCTCGCCGTTGCGGCGCTTTCGGGCCCTTATGACTTCTATCCCTTTGAATATAATGAAGTTCGCGACGCGTTCGGCAATGCTCCCAATCCGGAAGGCACCCAGCCGATCAATCTGATCACCGCCGATGCGCCGCCGATGTATCTGGCAACGGGCACCAGCGACCCGATTGTGCGCATGCAGAATACCAATCGCTTCGCCGATCGGCTCCGGGCCCAGGGCGTTTGGGTGACGACGCAATATTACGAGGGTTTCGGCCATATGGAGCCGGTGATCGCCATGGGGGCGCTGTGGCGCTGGCGCATGCCGGTACTCGACGATATGGTGTCGTTCTTCCAGCGTTTCGGGGCTTTCCCGAGCGGAGTGCCCTATGCCGCAGTGGTGCCAGAGGCGCCCGAAATGCTGCCCGATTCGGTGATGCCGACCGACGAGGTCATCCGCCAGATCAACGCCATGTTCCAGCCGATCGAGGAATAG
- a CDS encoding lytic murein transglycosylase: protein MSLSFNVPVALSRLALAASLTLASIVAVQASTADFVRGLWPEAERAGVSRQAFEAAFASYSPIPQVIELTRSQPEFSQTVQQYIDKRVTSAQANKGRAMRAEWAQTLAGAQQRYGVQPEIVLAIWGMETNFGGFMGGNNTIHALATLTQNGYRADFFRNELVTALRIITDGHVSPNAMVGSWAGAMGHTQFMPSSFMRYAVDYNGDGKKDIWNSVPDALGSTANYLKSFGWRPGETWGYEVKLPQNFDFAGARQLDKAPLSQWQRLGITRVSGRDFPRAGDMARLYLPAGAAGPAFLLLPNFDVIKRYNNSDSYALAVGHLADRIIGGGDFATPWPAGDYSLTKAQRAEAQTLLNRAGYDAGSPDGVVGPRTRAAVMSYQQRAGLPADGYVSGLLLERLKR, encoded by the coding sequence ATGTCCCTTTCGTTCAACGTCCCCGTCGCCTTATCCCGGCTGGCCCTTGCCGCGTCCCTGACGCTGGCATCCATTGTCGCCGTCCAGGCCAGCACCGCGGATTTCGTGCGCGGGCTCTGGCCCGAGGCCGAGCGGGCCGGCGTCAGCCGCCAGGCTTTCGAGGCGGCCTTTGCCAGCTATAGCCCCATTCCGCAGGTGATCGAGCTGACGCGCTCGCAGCCGGAATTCTCCCAGACGGTGCAGCAATATATCGACAAGCGCGTCACCAGCGCCCAGGCCAATAAGGGCAGGGCGATGCGGGCAGAATGGGCGCAGACCCTGGCCGGGGCGCAGCAGCGCTATGGGGTGCAGCCGGAAATCGTGCTGGCCATCTGGGGCATGGAAACCAATTTCGGCGGTTTCATGGGCGGCAATAATACTATCCACGCCCTGGCGACGCTGACGCAGAATGGCTATCGCGCCGATTTCTTCCGCAATGAGCTGGTGACGGCTTTGCGCATCATCACCGATGGGCATGTCAGCCCCAATGCCATGGTCGGCTCCTGGGCCGGGGCCATGGGCCATACCCAGTTCATGCCATCGAGCTTCATGCGCTATGCCGTCGATTATAACGGCGATGGCAAGAAGGATATCTGGAATTCGGTGCCCGACGCCCTTGGCTCCACCGCCAATTACCTCAAGAGCTTCGGCTGGCGGCCGGGCGAGACCTGGGGCTATGAGGTCAAGCTGCCGCAAAACTTCGACTTTGCCGGCGCCCGGCAATTGGACAAGGCGCCGCTCAGCCAATGGCAGCGCCTCGGCATCACTCGCGTCTCCGGCCGCGACTTCCCCCGCGCCGGCGACATGGCCCGGCTCTATCTGCCCGCGGGGGCCGCGGGGCCGGCTTTCCTGCTGCTGCCCAATTTCGATGTGATCAAGCGCTACAATAATTCCGACAGCTACGCGCTGGCCGTGGGTCATCTGGCCGACCGCATCATCGGCGGCGGCGATTTCGCCACGCCCTGGCCGGCCGGCGATTATTCCTTGACCAAGGCGCAGCGGGCCGAGGCGCAGACCCTGCTCAATCGCGCCGGTTACGATGCGGGATCCCCCGATGGGGTGGTCGGACCGAGGACGCGGGCGGCGGTGATGAGCTATCAGCAGCGCGCTGGCCTGCCGGCTGACGGATATGTGTCCGGTTTGCTGCTCGAACGGCTGAAACGTTAG
- a CDS encoding mechanosensitive ion channel domain-containing protein: MRFLFLLLAALLFLAPAQAQQAASEPAPAEELIRILEDDNARADLIERLRQAAPEAVDDAAAEPAAPQLSIARQLAEYTRSVAEGASATMGSFGKALGNFQDVFTGGLNADGEVLRNLAINISIVIAGLFGSFFVLRLATHALTRRIAADAQGKGGMRWLGALLLVGLIDAASIVIAWGLGYVLALNTGVNPSGQMGINQSLLLNAFLVVEAGKLVFRLALAPRLPSLRPLPVSDESAAYWSFWTARLISLVGYAFLFVTPMLNGVVSRAAGSAVQVLAMATAITIAIIIVLQSKNDVRTWLAGISARRNNDGIGRALTALGQHWHVLAIAYLLTLLVVWFANPETALPFMLGASLQSLIAIAVGALIVAFIGRFVSAGLTLPDDVRQRLPLLETRLRAFVPGVMAVVRWVVIFGVLVAIGQAWALFDFAGWLSSEEGLLVAGSVVSAALILLVAIVLHVVVASWIEYRLSPKVGRVATAREKTLLNLFKNAFTVALAIFALMLALAQIGVNIAPLIAGAGVVGLAIGFGAQKLVQDIITGIFIQFENVMNEGDVVEAAGRSGTVEKLTIRSVTIRDMSGTIHLIPFSSVDQVSNMVRGFSFYVADVEVAYDNDIEAVKQAMRDAFEVVMQSEHKTVILDDLDPPVLVAFTQTSMKLRARIKTLAGQQWGAGRLYSETVWRLFAERHIRKPTPRVSYVPGLPAPWNADEGGD; the protein is encoded by the coding sequence ATGCGCTTTCTATTCCTGTTGCTCGCCGCCCTGTTGTTCCTCGCGCCCGCCCAGGCGCAGCAAGCGGCCAGCGAGCCGGCGCCGGCCGAGGAGCTGATCCGCATCCTGGAAGACGATAATGCCCGCGCCGATCTGATCGAGCGGCTGCGCCAGGCGGCGCCGGAGGCGGTCGACGACGCCGCCGCCGAACCGGCCGCGCCGCAGCTGAGCATTGCGCGGCAATTGGCCGAATATACCCGCAGCGTGGCCGAAGGGGCCTCGGCGACCATGGGCTCTTTCGGCAAGGCGCTGGGCAATTTTCAGGACGTGTTCACTGGCGGGCTCAATGCCGATGGCGAAGTGCTGCGCAATCTGGCGATCAATATCAGCATCGTCATTGCCGGCCTGTTCGGCTCCTTCTTCGTGCTGCGCCTGGCGACCCATGCGCTCACCCGCCGCATCGCCGCCGATGCCCAGGGCAAGGGCGGGATGCGCTGGCTGGGCGCGCTGCTGCTGGTCGGATTGATCGACGCCGCCAGCATCGTTATCGCCTGGGGACTGGGCTATGTGCTGGCGCTCAATACCGGGGTCAATCCCAGCGGCCAGATGGGCATCAACCAGTCGCTGCTGCTCAATGCCTTTCTCGTGGTCGAAGCCGGCAAGCTGGTTTTCCGCCTGGCCCTGGCGCCGCGCCTGCCATCGCTGCGGCCGCTGCCGGTAAGCGATGAAAGCGCCGCCTATTGGTCCTTCTGGACGGCCCGGCTGATTTCGCTGGTCGGCTATGCCTTCCTGTTCGTGACGCCCATGCTCAATGGCGTGGTCTCGCGGGCCGCCGGCAGCGCCGTGCAGGTGCTGGCCATGGCCACCGCCATCACCATTGCCATCATCATCGTGCTGCAAAGCAAGAACGATGTCCGCACCTGGCTGGCCGGGATTTCCGCACGGCGCAATAATGACGGCATCGGTCGGGCGCTGACGGCTCTGGGGCAGCATTGGCATGTGCTGGCCATTGCCTACCTGCTCACCCTGCTGGTGGTGTGGTTCGCCAATCCGGAAACGGCGCTGCCCTTCATGCTGGGCGCGAGCCTGCAATCGCTGATCGCCATTGCCGTGGGCGCCTTGATCGTCGCCTTTATCGGCCGCTTCGTCAGCGCCGGGCTGACCCTGCCCGACGATGTGCGGCAGCGGCTGCCGCTTCTGGAAACGCGGCTGCGCGCCTTCGTGCCCGGCGTCATGGCAGTGGTGCGCTGGGTGGTGATTTTCGGGGTGCTGGTGGCTATTGGACAGGCCTGGGCGCTGTTCGACTTCGCCGGCTGGCTCAGCAGCGAGGAAGGCCTGCTCGTGGCCGGTTCCGTCGTTTCGGCGGCGCTGATCCTGCTCGTGGCCATCGTGCTGCATGTGGTGGTGGCCTCGTGGATCGAATATCGGCTCAGCCCCAAAGTGGGGCGCGTTGCCACCGCGCGCGAAAAGACCCTGCTCAATCTGTTCAAGAATGCCTTCACCGTCGCTTTGGCCATTTTCGCGCTGATGCTGGCACTGGCGCAGATCGGGGTGAATATCGCCCCTCTGATCGCCGGCGCCGGCGTGGTCGGCCTTGCCATCGGTTTCGGCGCGCAGAAGCTGGTGCAGGACATCATTACCGGCATTTTCATCCAGTTCGAAAACGTGATGAATGAGGGGGACGTGGTCGAAGCGGCGGGCCGCTCCGGCACGGTGGAAAAACTGACGATCCGCTCGGTCACCATCCGCGACATGAGCGGCACCATCCACCTGATCCCGTTTTCCTCGGTGGATCAGGTCTCCAATATGGTGCGGGGCTTCTCCTTCTATGTCGCCGATGTGGAAGTGGCCTATGACAATGACATCGAGGCAGTGAAACAGGCGATGCGCGACGCTTTCGAGGTGGTGATGCAGAGCGAGCACAAGACTGTCATTCTCGACGATCTCGATCCGCCGGTGCTGGTGGCCTTCACCCAGACCTCGATGAAGCTGCGCGCCCGCATCAAGACGCTGGCCGGCCAGCAATGGGGAGCGGGGCGGCTCTATTCCGAAACCGTCTGGCGGCTGTTCGCCGAACGGCACATCCGCAAGCCAACGCCGCGCGTCTCCTACGTGCCGGGCCTGCCGGCACCGTGGAATGCGGATGAAGGCGGCGATTGA